The following coding sequences lie in one Kryptolebias marmoratus isolate JLee-2015 linkage group LG5, ASM164957v2, whole genome shotgun sequence genomic window:
- the LOC108243931 gene encoding uncharacterized protein LOC108243931: MMNLWLSCLLLFASLFLSSSAPTPEECQNLVKPLSLADPSVMYGRMNFLVGYADHEVYKAILKVTDSSWVKVSASPTSATEIVVSQENKINGTCFSSTVKGTVEGDTVNSSIANTTSVFHVLPSCEGCLALSINSTAKNIQNLLKAMKFSDISMADEFHIRALYLLGPETTLKDSDLEHFKKQASCLGFSAELDFHYNPEKSFCQEGEGIRMPYSQ; encoded by the exons ATGATGAATCTGTGGCTGAGCTGCCTCCTCCTGTTTGCCTCGTTGTTTCTGAGCAGCTCTGCTCCGACACCTGAAGAATGCCAGAATCTGGTCAAACCTTTGTCTCTGGCCGACCCATCTGTG atgtACGGCAGAATGAACTTCCTGGTGGGATACGCAGATCACGAAGTTTATAAAGCCATCCTGAAGGTAACCGACAGCTCCTGGGTGAAAGTGTCAGCATCACCAACAAGCGCCACGGAGATTGTCGTGTCACAGGAGAATAAAAT AAATGGAACCTGCTTCAGTTCAACAGTGAAGGGGACAGTGGAGGGTGACACAGTGAACTCATCAA TTGCCAATACAACCTCGGTGTTTCACGTGCTGCCGAGCTGTGAGGGCTGTCTGGCCTTAAGCATAAACAGCACCgccaaaaacatccaaaatctCCTCAAAGCCATGAAATTCAGCGACATTTCAATGGCTGACGAGTTCCACATTCGCGCCCTTTATCTTTTAG gcCCGGAGACGACCCTGAAGGACTCTGATCTGGAGCATTTCAAGAAGCAGGCGAGCTGCCTCGGCTTCTCCGCAGAGCTGGACTTCCACTATAATCCTGAAAAAA GTTTCTGTCAAGAAGGTGAAGGCATCAGGATGCCATACTCCCAATAA
- the LOC108243935 gene encoding saxitoxin and tetrodotoxin-binding protein 1-like, whose product MSFLKGTILLLLLVVIGTNAAPGPAAEECANVTKRLPTKDLHEIFGDWVLVWSVSNHDLGHGLLENLLSSHVEFKLDNDNKTIDYIERNQFVDNGNLAHCTTYYTKMTMPSDDAEHHTINLIPSVRLEKDGEAQEYTEIGDVDFYQTCDDCLLMDYKTSTHQFLLFYRREGSHQDVEQHKTHHADHLKVAECLGFPQSQPFIYNGKADFCHKKSAPEPSAE is encoded by the exons ATGAGTTTTCTGAAGGGAACgattcttctgctgctgctggtggtgatCGGCACCAACGCAGCACCGGGCCCAGCTGCTGAAGAATGCGCTAATGTGACCAAAAGGCTGCCAACAAAAGATCTGCATGag ATTTTCGGCGACTGGGTTCTGGTCTGGTCCGTTTCTAACCATGACTTGGGCCATGGCTTACTGGAAAACCTTCTTAGCTCCCATGTAGAGTTCAAACTCGACAACGACAACAAAACTATTGACTACATTGAGAGAAACCAATTTGT tgacAATGGAAACCTTGCCCATTGTACCACCTACTATACCAAGATGACGATGCCCTCGGATGATGCTGAACACCACACAATAAATCTGATTCCATCAGTAA GACTAGAAAAGGACGGAGAGGCTCAGGAGTACACCGAAATCGGAGACGTGGACTTCTATCAGACCTGCGACGACTGTCTGCTGATGGACTACAAAACCTCAACGCATCAATTCCTGCTGTTCTACA GGAGAGAGGGGTCCCATCAGGATGTCGAGCAGCATAAAACCCACCATGCTGATCATTTGAAAGTGGCTGAGTGTTTGGGATTCCCCCAAAGCCAACCATTTATCTACAACGGAAAAGCAG atttctgtcACAAGAAATCAGCTCCAGAGCCGAGCGCTGAGTAG
- the LOC108243899 gene encoding LOW QUALITY PROTEIN: saxitoxin and tetrodotoxin-binding protein 1-like (The sequence of the model RefSeq protein was modified relative to this genomic sequence to represent the inferred CDS: deleted 1 base in 1 codon), protein MDYKTSTHQFLLFYKKEGSHQDAEQHKTHHDDHKKLAECMGFPHNKPFVYNGKADFCHKLSAPLSEECRPLVTALSLDDMSVIYGNWIMVWSVSEREIGKALLGMMATSHVEFKALHDNKAVEFILRNMFTGGHKSCITYYANMTKVPDDPEENSAKCVFFFFRQETNGVLQAYNETGVVDFYQTCPDCLLITYNILAERFLLSYRREGSHQDVKSIKPTMLNIKKVSECLGFPDRPPYIYNGKADFCHKKSAPEPSAE, encoded by the exons ATGGACTACAAAACCTCAACGCATCAATTCCTGCTGTTCTACA AGAAGGAGGGGTCACATCAGGATGCTGAGCAGCATAAAACCCACCACGATGACCACAAGAAACTGGCTGAGTGTATGGGATTCCCTCACAACAAGCCGTTTGTCTATAATGGAAAAGCAG ACTTTTGTCACAAGTTGTCAGCTCCGTTATCAGAAGAATGCCGGCCGCTGGTCACAGCTTTGTCTCTGGATGACATGTCTGTG ATTTATGGCAACTGGATTATGGTCTGGTCCGTGTCTGAACGTGAAATAGGTAAAGCCTTGCTGGGAATGATGGCCACCTCTCACGTAGAGTTCAAAGCTCTCCATGATAACAAAGCTGTTGAGTTCATTCTGAGGAACATGTTTAC TGGAGGTCACAAGTCCTGTATTACCTACTATGCCAACATGACAAAGGTCCCTGATGATCCTGAGGAAAACTCagcaaagtgtgtttttttttttttca gacAGGAGACGAACGGCGTGCTTCAGGCATACAACGAAACAGGAGTGGTGGACTTCTATCAGACCTGCCCCGACTGTCTGCTGATCACCTACAATATCTTGGCGGAGCGATTCCTGCTCTCCTACA GGAGAGAGGGGTCACATCAGGATGTCAAG AGCATAAAACCCACCAtgctgaatataaaaaaagtgtCTGAATGTTTGGGATTCCCCGACAGACCACCATATATCTACAACGGAAAAGCAG atttctgtcACAAGAAATCAGCTCCAGAGCCGAGCGCTGAGTAG
- the mindy1 gene encoding ubiquitin carboxyl-terminal hydrolase MINDY-1 isoform X2 translates to MAESCSKPTAPTDLLIEPSRKEPSLSTDSSSKEMDPSAKMEGSDHRAKAPSSNGASNSPLPVSEEEATPTPPESSPSPSENETLTIITTEDETLSVPLRHNKTGGPDRGGQSGLDQDLDESSSVMTTGGSDDQRESTDSASFSIPSLELSDGVITAGNSLDIEDGLSSSFSAPGVEGCSPSAEAPSLKEDEALEAAGGAVAAPAAAPAVSEPGPFMPAYYLVKWITWKEKKTPIITQSENGPCPLLAIMNTLFLRWKAKLPAQTEVVTAEDLMAHLGECVLSVTPREKANGMELNFQQNMSDAMAVLPKLSTGLDVNVRFTGVTDFEYTPECIVFDLLDIPLYHGWLVDPQSPEMVAAVGKLSYNQLVEKIIDCKHSADSSRVSEGLVAEQFLESTATQLSYHGLCELNTTAKEGEISVFFRNNHFSTMIKHKGHLYLLVTDQGFLQEESVVWESLHNVEGDGNFCDSDFRLCHPPGRAPPTSHLPPSAQEQQRQIDQDYLVAVSLQQQQGSAPGPLSDLELAQQLQQEEYQQQQQQQPGSSQTTHQVRGQSSQQARRREKDSDCVIL, encoded by the exons ATGGCAGAATCCTGCTCGAAGCCAACGGCGCCAACAGATTTGCTGATTGAACCCAGCAGAAAGGAGCCAAGCCTCAGCACAGACAGCTCGTCCAAAGAAATGGACCCTTCCGCAAAAATGGAGGGGTCAGACCACCGAGCCAAAGCCCCGAGCAGCAACGGCGCTTCGAACAGCCCTCTTCCTGTCTCCGAGGAGGAGGCCACGCCCACGCCGCCTGAGTCGTCACCGAGTCCGTCTGAGAACGAGACGCTCACCATCATCACCACAGAGGATGAGACCCTTTCAGTTCCACTCAGACATAACAAGACAGGAGGTccagacagaggaggacagtCGG GTTTGGACCAGGACCTGGACGAGAGCTCCTCTGTGATGACGACAGGCGGCTCTGACGATCAGAGGGAATCCACCGACTCTGCGTCGTTCTCCATCCCCAGCCTGGAGCTTTCCGATGGGGTCATAACTGCAGGGAACTCTCTGGACATAGAGGATGGATTGTCCTCGTCCTTCTCGGCTCCGGGTGTCGAAGGCTGCTCTCCGTCCGCTGAAGCTCCCAGTCTAAAGGAGGACGAGGCGCTGGAAGCTGCAG GGGGAGCtgttgctgctcctgctgcagccCCTGCAGTCTCAGAGCCTGGACCCTTCATGCCGGCATATTACCTGGTGAAGTGGATCACGTGGAAGGAGAAGAAGACCCCCATCATCACTCAGAGCGAGAACGGAccctgccccctgctggccatTATGAACACACTCTTCCTGCGCTGGAAg GCCAAACTTCCTGCTCAAACTGAAGTGGTCACGGCTGAGGACCTGATGGCTCATCTTG GAGAGTGTGTTTTATCCGTCACTCCCAGAGAGAAGGCCAACGGCATGGAGCTAAACTTCcagcag AACATGAGCGACGCCATGGCGGTCCTCCCCAAGCTGTCCACGGGTCTGGATGTCAACGTGCGCTTCACCGGCGTCACGGACTTCGAATACACACCCGAGTGCATCGTGTTCGACCTGCTGGACATCCCGCTGTACCACGGCTGGCTGGTCGACCCTCAG aGTCCAGAGATGGTTGCAGCTGTGGGGAAACTGAGTTACAACCAGCTGGTGGAGAAGATCATTGACTGCAAACACTCTGCAGACAGCAGCCGAGTCAGTGAAG GTTTAGTGGCTGAACAGTTTCTGGAGTCGACAGCGACTCAGCTGTCATATCACGGTCTGTGTGAACTCAACACGACAGCTAAAGAGGGAGAGATCTCCGTGTTCTTCAGAAACAACCACTTCAGTACGATGATCAAACACAAG GGTCACCTGTACCTCCTGGTGACGGATCAGGgcttcctgcaggaggagagcgTGGTCTGGGAGTCTCTTCACAACGTTGAGGGAGACGGAAACTTCTGCGACTCCGACTTCAGGTTGTGTCACCCTCCTGGGAGAGCTCCGCCCACCTCCCACCTGCCGCCCAGCGCCcaggagcagcagaggcagATCGACCAG GACTATCTAGTGGCGGtctccctgcagcagcagcagggcagCGCCCCGGGACCTCTGAGTGACCTGGAGTTGGCCCAGCAGCTCCAACAGGAGGagtatcagcagcagcagcagcagcaaccgGGATCCTCTCAGACGACACACCAG gtcagaggtcagagctcTCAGCAAGCcagaaggagagaaaaggaCTCGGACTGTGTGATCCTATAG
- the mindy1 gene encoding ubiquitin carboxyl-terminal hydrolase MINDY-1 isoform X1, which produces MAESCSKPTAPTDLLIEPSRKEPSLSTDSSSKEMDPSAKMEGSDHRAKAPSSNGASNSPLPVSEEEATPTPPESSPSPSENETLTIITTEDETLSVPLRHNKTGGPDRGGQSGLDQDLDESSSVMTTGGSDDQRESTDSASFSIPSLELSDGVITAGNSLDIEDGLSSSFSAPGVEGCSPSAEAPSLKEDEALEAAGGGAVAAPAAAPAVSEPGPFMPAYYLVKWITWKEKKTPIITQSENGPCPLLAIMNTLFLRWKAKLPAQTEVVTAEDLMAHLGECVLSVTPREKANGMELNFQQNMSDAMAVLPKLSTGLDVNVRFTGVTDFEYTPECIVFDLLDIPLYHGWLVDPQSPEMVAAVGKLSYNQLVEKIIDCKHSADSSRVSEGLVAEQFLESTATQLSYHGLCELNTTAKEGEISVFFRNNHFSTMIKHKGHLYLLVTDQGFLQEESVVWESLHNVEGDGNFCDSDFRLCHPPGRAPPTSHLPPSAQEQQRQIDQDYLVAVSLQQQQGSAPGPLSDLELAQQLQQEEYQQQQQQQPGSSQTTHQVRGQSSQQARRREKDSDCVIL; this is translated from the exons ATGGCAGAATCCTGCTCGAAGCCAACGGCGCCAACAGATTTGCTGATTGAACCCAGCAGAAAGGAGCCAAGCCTCAGCACAGACAGCTCGTCCAAAGAAATGGACCCTTCCGCAAAAATGGAGGGGTCAGACCACCGAGCCAAAGCCCCGAGCAGCAACGGCGCTTCGAACAGCCCTCTTCCTGTCTCCGAGGAGGAGGCCACGCCCACGCCGCCTGAGTCGTCACCGAGTCCGTCTGAGAACGAGACGCTCACCATCATCACCACAGAGGATGAGACCCTTTCAGTTCCACTCAGACATAACAAGACAGGAGGTccagacagaggaggacagtCGG GTTTGGACCAGGACCTGGACGAGAGCTCCTCTGTGATGACGACAGGCGGCTCTGACGATCAGAGGGAATCCACCGACTCTGCGTCGTTCTCCATCCCCAGCCTGGAGCTTTCCGATGGGGTCATAACTGCAGGGAACTCTCTGGACATAGAGGATGGATTGTCCTCGTCCTTCTCGGCTCCGGGTGTCGAAGGCTGCTCTCCGTCCGCTGAAGCTCCCAGTCTAAAGGAGGACGAGGCGCTGGAAGCTGCAGGTG GGGGAGCtgttgctgctcctgctgcagccCCTGCAGTCTCAGAGCCTGGACCCTTCATGCCGGCATATTACCTGGTGAAGTGGATCACGTGGAAGGAGAAGAAGACCCCCATCATCACTCAGAGCGAGAACGGAccctgccccctgctggccatTATGAACACACTCTTCCTGCGCTGGAAg GCCAAACTTCCTGCTCAAACTGAAGTGGTCACGGCTGAGGACCTGATGGCTCATCTTG GAGAGTGTGTTTTATCCGTCACTCCCAGAGAGAAGGCCAACGGCATGGAGCTAAACTTCcagcag AACATGAGCGACGCCATGGCGGTCCTCCCCAAGCTGTCCACGGGTCTGGATGTCAACGTGCGCTTCACCGGCGTCACGGACTTCGAATACACACCCGAGTGCATCGTGTTCGACCTGCTGGACATCCCGCTGTACCACGGCTGGCTGGTCGACCCTCAG aGTCCAGAGATGGTTGCAGCTGTGGGGAAACTGAGTTACAACCAGCTGGTGGAGAAGATCATTGACTGCAAACACTCTGCAGACAGCAGCCGAGTCAGTGAAG GTTTAGTGGCTGAACAGTTTCTGGAGTCGACAGCGACTCAGCTGTCATATCACGGTCTGTGTGAACTCAACACGACAGCTAAAGAGGGAGAGATCTCCGTGTTCTTCAGAAACAACCACTTCAGTACGATGATCAAACACAAG GGTCACCTGTACCTCCTGGTGACGGATCAGGgcttcctgcaggaggagagcgTGGTCTGGGAGTCTCTTCACAACGTTGAGGGAGACGGAAACTTCTGCGACTCCGACTTCAGGTTGTGTCACCCTCCTGGGAGAGCTCCGCCCACCTCCCACCTGCCGCCCAGCGCCcaggagcagcagaggcagATCGACCAG GACTATCTAGTGGCGGtctccctgcagcagcagcagggcagCGCCCCGGGACCTCTGAGTGACCTGGAGTTGGCCCAGCAGCTCCAACAGGAGGagtatcagcagcagcagcagcagcaaccgGGATCCTCTCAGACGACACACCAG gtcagaggtcagagctcTCAGCAAGCcagaaggagagaaaaggaCTCGGACTGTGTGATCCTATAG
- the LOC108243905 gene encoding phosphatidylinositol 4-kinase beta isoform X3 encodes MDRGPERLRPQREFVKSLFGIGKRLATLPTKEQKTQRLISELSLLNHKLPARVWLPTADHQHHVCRVPHTQAVVLNSKDKAPYIIYVEVLECDSFETSPVPARIPETRIRTARSAENLDCGTMANANSSSMTSEHRAGSFSTVPNYDNDDEAWATDDIGQLQVEGEAQTSSSDNISQFSVDSITSLESKEPVFIAAGDIRRRLSENLAQTPTSFKRDPEDPSAVALKEPWEEKVRRIREASPYGHLPNWRLLSVIVKCGDDLRQELLAYQVLKQLQSIWQQERVPLWIKPYKILVMSSDSGMIEPVLNAVSLHQVRKQSQMSLLDYFLQEHGSFTTEAFLTAQRNFVQSCAGYSLICYLLQVKDRHNGNILLDSEGHIIHIDFGFILSSSPRNLGFETSAFKLTSEFVDVMGGLDGDMFIYYKMLMLQGLIAARKHMEKVLQIVEIMQQGSHLPCFHGSSTIRGLKERFHMSLTEEQLQLLVEQLVDGSMRSITTKLYDSFQYVTNGIM; translated from the exons ATGGACAGAGGG CCGGAGCGTCTTCGTCCTCAGAGGGAGTTTGTGAAGTCTCTGTTTGGCATCGGGAAGCGTTTGGCCACGCTGCCCACCAAAGAACAGAAGACCCAGCGGCTGATCTCAGAGCTGTCGCTGCTCAACCACAAGCTGCCGGCCCGCGTGTGGTTACCCACCGCTGACCACCAGCACCACGTCTGCAGGGTCCCCCACACCCAAGCTGTGGTCCTCAACTCCAAGGACAAG GCTCCCTACATCATCTACGTCGAGGTTCTGGAGTGCGACAGCTTCGAGACGTCTCCCGTTCCGGCTCGGATCCCTGAGACCCGGATCCGCACGGCCCGCTCCGCAGAGAACCTGGACTGCGGCACGATGGCTAAcgctaacagcagcagcatgacGTCAGAGCACCGAGCAGGAAGTTTCTCCACCGTCCCGAACTACGACAACGACGACGAGGCCTGGGCCACGGACGACATCGGGCAGCTGCAGGTGGAG GGGGAGGCTCAGACCAGCAGCAGTGACAACATCAGTCAGTTTTCAGTGGACAGCATCACAAGCCTGGAGAGCAAAGAGCCGGTGTTCATCGCTGCTGGAGACATCAG GCGCCGTCTGTCAGAGAACCTCGCTCAGACGCCCACCTCCTTCAAGAGGGACCCAGAGGACCCATCAGCTGTCGCCCTCAAAGAGCCCTGGGAGGAGAAAGTCAG GCGGATCAGGGAAGCTTCTCCCTACGGTCACCTGCCTAACTGGAGGCTGCTGTCGGTCATCGTGAAGTGTGGAGACGACCTGAGGCAGGAGCTGCTGGCCTATCAGGtcctcaaacagctgcag TCCATCTGGCAGCAGGAGAGAGTTCCTCTGTGGATCAAACCTTATAAGATCCTGGTGATGTCGTCTGACAGCGGGATGATCGAGCCCGTCCTCAACGCCGTCTCTCTGCACCAG GTGAGAAAACAGAGTCAGATGTCTCTGCTGGActacttcctgcaggaacacgGCAGCTTCACCACAGAGGCTTTCCTCACCGCTCAGAGGAACTTTGTCCAGAGCTGCGCCGGGTACAGTCTGATCtgttacctgctgcaggtcaaGGACAG ACACAACGGGAACATCCTGTTGGACTCTGAAGGCCACATCATCCACATCGACTTCGGTTTCATCCTCTCCAGCTCTCCACGCAACCTCGGCTTCGAGACGTCGGCCTTCAAACTCACGTCAGAGTTTGTAGAC GTGATGGGAGGTCTTGATGGAGACATGTTTATCTACTACAAGATGCTGATGCTGCAGGGTCTGATCGCAGCCAGGAAGCACATGGAGAAAGTGCTGCAGATAGTCGAGATCATGCAGcaag GCTCCCACCTGCCTTGTTTCCACGGCTCCAGCACCATCCGCGGCCTGAAGGAGCGTTTCCACATGTCCCTGACGGAGGAGCAGCTCCAGCTGCTGGTGGAGCAGCTGGTGGATGGCTCCATGCGCTCCATCACCACCAAACTCTACGACTCCTTCCAGTACGTCACCAACGGCATCATGTGA
- the LOC108243905 gene encoding phosphatidylinositol 4-kinase beta isoform X2 has translation MFFKMSNKEFSKFFLNLRSLRTCFVFFSVGLKTVKEVLYLTSGSTLNVPERLRPQREFVKSLFGIGKRLATLPTKEQKTQRLISELSLLNHKLPARVWLPTADHQHHVCRVPHTQAVVLNSKDKAPYIIYVEVLECDSFETSPVPARIPETRIRTARSAENLDCGTMANANSSSMTSEHRAGSFSTVPNYDNDDEAWATDDIGQLQVEGEAQTSSSDNISQFSVDSITSLESKEPVFIAAGDIRRRLSENLAQTPTSFKRDPEDPSAVALKEPWEEKVRRIREASPYGHLPNWRLLSVIVKCGDDLRQELLAYQVLKQLQSIWQQERVPLWIKPYKILVMSSDSGMIEPVLNAVSLHQVRKQSQMSLLDYFLQEHGSFTTEAFLTAQRNFVQSCAGYSLICYLLQVKDRHNGNILLDSEGHIIHIDFGFILSSSPRNLGFETSAFKLTSEFVDVMGGLDGDMFIYYKMLMLQGLIAARKHMEKVLQIVEIMQQGSHLPCFHGSSTIRGLKERFHMSLTEEQLQLLVEQLVDGSMRSITTKLYDSFQYVTNGIM, from the exons atgttttttaaaatgagtaacAAAGAGTTTTCTAAGTTTTTTCTAAATCTCAGGAGTTTgagaacatgttttgttttcttctcagttgGGCTGAAAACCGTTAAAGAAGTACTTTATTTGACCAGCGGTTCCACTCTGAATGTG CCGGAGCGTCTTCGTCCTCAGAGGGAGTTTGTGAAGTCTCTGTTTGGCATCGGGAAGCGTTTGGCCACGCTGCCCACCAAAGAACAGAAGACCCAGCGGCTGATCTCAGAGCTGTCGCTGCTCAACCACAAGCTGCCGGCCCGCGTGTGGTTACCCACCGCTGACCACCAGCACCACGTCTGCAGGGTCCCCCACACCCAAGCTGTGGTCCTCAACTCCAAGGACAAG GCTCCCTACATCATCTACGTCGAGGTTCTGGAGTGCGACAGCTTCGAGACGTCTCCCGTTCCGGCTCGGATCCCTGAGACCCGGATCCGCACGGCCCGCTCCGCAGAGAACCTGGACTGCGGCACGATGGCTAAcgctaacagcagcagcatgacGTCAGAGCACCGAGCAGGAAGTTTCTCCACCGTCCCGAACTACGACAACGACGACGAGGCCTGGGCCACGGACGACATCGGGCAGCTGCAGGTGGAG GGGGAGGCTCAGACCAGCAGCAGTGACAACATCAGTCAGTTTTCAGTGGACAGCATCACAAGCCTGGAGAGCAAAGAGCCGGTGTTCATCGCTGCTGGAGACATCAG GCGCCGTCTGTCAGAGAACCTCGCTCAGACGCCCACCTCCTTCAAGAGGGACCCAGAGGACCCATCAGCTGTCGCCCTCAAAGAGCCCTGGGAGGAGAAAGTCAG GCGGATCAGGGAAGCTTCTCCCTACGGTCACCTGCCTAACTGGAGGCTGCTGTCGGTCATCGTGAAGTGTGGAGACGACCTGAGGCAGGAGCTGCTGGCCTATCAGGtcctcaaacagctgcag TCCATCTGGCAGCAGGAGAGAGTTCCTCTGTGGATCAAACCTTATAAGATCCTGGTGATGTCGTCTGACAGCGGGATGATCGAGCCCGTCCTCAACGCCGTCTCTCTGCACCAG GTGAGAAAACAGAGTCAGATGTCTCTGCTGGActacttcctgcaggaacacgGCAGCTTCACCACAGAGGCTTTCCTCACCGCTCAGAGGAACTTTGTCCAGAGCTGCGCCGGGTACAGTCTGATCtgttacctgctgcaggtcaaGGACAG ACACAACGGGAACATCCTGTTGGACTCTGAAGGCCACATCATCCACATCGACTTCGGTTTCATCCTCTCCAGCTCTCCACGCAACCTCGGCTTCGAGACGTCGGCCTTCAAACTCACGTCAGAGTTTGTAGAC GTGATGGGAGGTCTTGATGGAGACATGTTTATCTACTACAAGATGCTGATGCTGCAGGGTCTGATCGCAGCCAGGAAGCACATGGAGAAAGTGCTGCAGATAGTCGAGATCATGCAGcaag GCTCCCACCTGCCTTGTTTCCACGGCTCCAGCACCATCCGCGGCCTGAAGGAGCGTTTCCACATGTCCCTGACGGAGGAGCAGCTCCAGCTGCTGGTGGAGCAGCTGGTGGATGGCTCCATGCGCTCCATCACCACCAAACTCTACGACTCCTTCCAGTACGTCACCAACGGCATCATGTGA